Proteins encoded in a region of the Isosphaeraceae bacterium EP7 genome:
- a CDS encoding glycosyltransferase, with protein MIHLAPHFVPRGVSGPLLATARPAILHLIDELQVGGAQTHLVSMLREARARFDVDHRVVVLFGDGPVGGQLREMGIEVDVLDLRPHLGRRRFLAASRILADLMREHRPDLVEAHLTWSRLLGLYAAWREGVPRRIGFEQGDVYLNSWKFRVANQIGQHFAERIVVCSEALADWNRRTHGISLARLEVMHCCIDLDRFQPRQGGPAPIVFGLPAGTTVFGAVGTLGRGVNKRTDVAIRAVAAARSMGGNVGLVICGDGEQRAELEALAEGLGIAGFVPFLGTRADIPEILASCDAFCHAAPFEPFGIVCIEAMAVGLPVVVPNSGGIREAVDDGVTGLIYEALDHEALARHMIRLHERPDLRRSMGEAGRLAAIERFSVGDYVDRLYRLYGLDRRAS; from the coding sequence ATGATCCACCTCGCCCCGCATTTCGTCCCGAGGGGAGTTTCGGGCCCACTCCTCGCGACGGCTCGCCCCGCGATCCTCCACCTGATCGATGAGCTTCAGGTCGGCGGCGCGCAGACTCACCTGGTAAGCATGCTTCGCGAGGCGAGGGCGAGGTTTGACGTGGATCATCGCGTCGTCGTCCTGTTCGGCGACGGTCCGGTGGGCGGGCAGTTGCGAGAAATGGGAATCGAGGTCGATGTCCTCGATCTGAGGCCCCACCTCGGCCGTCGTCGCTTCCTCGCCGCGTCCCGAATCCTCGCTGATCTGATGCGAGAACACCGGCCCGACCTGGTGGAAGCCCACCTCACCTGGAGCCGACTGTTGGGACTGTATGCCGCCTGGCGCGAGGGAGTCCCGCGGCGAATCGGCTTCGAACAAGGGGACGTCTATCTGAATTCATGGAAGTTCCGCGTGGCCAATCAGATCGGCCAGCACTTCGCGGAACGGATCGTCGTCTGCAGCGAGGCCCTGGCGGACTGGAATCGCAGGACCCACGGCATCTCTCTCGCGCGTCTGGAGGTCATGCACTGTTGCATCGACCTCGATCGCTTCCAACCCCGGCAGGGCGGACCCGCTCCCATCGTCTTCGGCCTTCCGGCCGGCACGACCGTCTTCGGTGCCGTGGGCACACTGGGCCGAGGAGTCAACAAGCGGACCGATGTCGCCATCCGGGCCGTCGCGGCCGCGCGATCGATGGGGGGCAATGTCGGGCTGGTCATCTGTGGCGATGGTGAGCAGAGGGCGGAACTCGAGGCGCTCGCCGAAGGGCTTGGGATCGCGGGTTTTGTGCCATTTCTGGGGACTCGGGCGGATATCCCCGAGATCCTGGCCTCATGCGACGCATTCTGCCATGCAGCCCCCTTCGAGCCGTTCGGCATCGTATGCATCGAGGCGATGGCCGTGGGGCTGCCCGTCGTGGTGCCCAACTCTGGCGGAATTCGAGAGGCAGTCGATGACGGGGTGACGGGCCTGATTTACGAGGCACTCGACCACGAGGCACTGGCCCGTCACATGATTCGCCTGCACGAGCGGCCCGACCTGCGTCGGTCCATGGGCGAAGCGGGTCGCCTCGCCGCGATCGAGAGATTTTCCGTCGGCGATTACGTCGACCGGCTTTACAGGCTCTATGGACTCGATCGTCGAGCTTCATAG
- a CDS encoding O-antigen ligase family protein, whose product MRGLGGGHAAMRRFGVAMVVSASAMGLFALLQSLSWGGKIYGFRASPIVDGWRTGGPFVGHNPLAASLNLALGLGLSGPVLRCRGSRAWGAYAASLIIVGIVSSHSRSGLMATMVAAAVMALLLRGRVGVQIGGVLAVIAAMTVLLLAIVGETSAYHRLGSLRDGSAYSDRLEIWGAAAQAWAAHPYLGSGLGCFGVAAGPSFRHGQGVIFARAENEPLDLLVEGGLLGLGMAFVGVAAVGLEGVRAVRQAPTESDRALAAGGLFGLTALAVQSLFDFSPHIPRVAIPAVVLCGHVCDPTRAGKARPVDAGPRMARSVAAGLILAVLGLALALVYHDFGRARSESKLAGTGHPTPGAGTPMAIPRIVTKAALERMQSALELALLDRPDWGKGHLRLGMTHLDLYEREAAERLGDSVDNPAAVAQLADPLWLHATVHSAPHSGVGWGSEVIGHEPLRRHLVPATRCFLDARRSSPALASAHAHLAILSYLIDG is encoded by the coding sequence GTGCGCGGCCTGGGTGGCGGCCATGCGGCGATGCGCCGGTTCGGCGTGGCGATGGTCGTAAGCGCCTCGGCGATGGGACTGTTCGCATTGCTGCAATCCCTGTCGTGGGGCGGCAAAATTTACGGGTTCCGGGCCTCTCCGATCGTCGACGGTTGGCGTACGGGGGGCCCGTTTGTCGGCCATAACCCGCTGGCTGCATCGCTCAACCTGGCCCTGGGTCTCGGCTTGTCAGGCCCGGTGCTGCGCTGCCGAGGTTCACGAGCTTGGGGGGCGTATGCCGCCAGCCTGATCATCGTCGGGATCGTCAGCTCGCATTCGCGCAGTGGTCTTATGGCAACGATGGTCGCCGCGGCTGTGATGGCCCTGTTGCTCCGCGGCCGGGTCGGCGTGCAGATCGGCGGTGTCCTCGCGGTGATTGCCGCGATGACCGTCCTGCTCCTGGCGATCGTGGGCGAAACTTCCGCTTACCACCGCCTGGGCTCGCTCCGGGATGGATCTGCCTACTCCGACCGCCTCGAAATCTGGGGGGCGGCCGCCCAGGCCTGGGCGGCACACCCGTATCTCGGCTCGGGCCTGGGGTGCTTCGGGGTCGCGGCTGGCCCCTCGTTCCGTCACGGTCAAGGGGTAATCTTCGCCCGGGCGGAGAACGAGCCCCTCGACCTGCTTGTCGAGGGGGGCCTGCTTGGCCTGGGCATGGCCTTCGTGGGGGTGGCTGCCGTCGGTCTCGAGGGCGTCCGCGCCGTCCGCCAGGCCCCGACGGAATCCGACCGGGCCTTGGCTGCGGGTGGCCTGTTCGGCCTGACGGCCTTGGCCGTGCAGAGCCTGTTCGATTTCAGCCCGCACATCCCCAGGGTCGCGATCCCCGCCGTCGTTCTCTGCGGGCATGTCTGCGACCCGACCCGAGCCGGTAAGGCTCGACCGGTCGACGCCGGGCCGAGGATGGCTCGGTCGGTCGCAGCAGGGCTGATCCTGGCCGTGCTCGGGCTCGCCCTCGCCCTGGTTTATCATGACTTCGGCCGCGCCCGGTCCGAGTCGAAGCTGGCCGGCACCGGCCACCCCACGCCGGGGGCCGGGACGCCGATGGCGATTCCCCGAATTGTGACGAAGGCCGCACTTGAGCGGATGCAGTCGGCCCTGGAACTGGCCCTCCTCGATCGACCGGACTGGGGCAAAGGGCATCTCCGGCTCGGGATGACGCACCTGGACCTGTACGAGCGTGAAGCGGCCGAAAGGCTCGGCGATTCGGTCGACAATCCGGCGGCAGTTGCCCAACTGGCCGACCCACTCTGGCTCCATGCCACGGTCCACTCCGCGCCGCACTCGGGAGTCGGGTGGGGGTCCGAGGTGATCGGGCATGAGCCCCTCCGGCGCCACCTCGTCCCGGCCACCCGCTGCTTCCTGGATGCTCGACGGAGCTCGCCTGCCCTGGCCTCGGCCCATGCCCATCTGGCAATCCTCAGCTACCTGATCGACGGGTGA
- a CDS encoding glycosyltransferase: MAAFRADPGPTYAFYAETCFYRTEHFLHDQMMGVTGANVRAIARWGACLDEFPVPSLFLAEEFRRPIIRARHAFLRRLYRDRPATSRLPPHAIRRISAHLRRDPVDLIYCLFGWNAAQLLDVLDRLDRPVPLVFLAGGSDITSARSLGEDYLGRLLLACDRAALVLCGSAFLRDRLIALGAPEEKLIVHYIGIELPQPDETPAAGEGREFRAITVSRLSAVKGIVHSIRAFSRIAAEIPGATLEVIGDGELMPTCLALVAELGLTDRIQFKGSLPLAEVYRALKRSDVFLQHNVQTPSGQEESLGGSILEASAHRLPVVVTRSGGVPEAVEDGRTGIVVEPGDEAAMAAAILSLARDPGLRERLGAAGSDLVRRRFGLHEQNRRLSEILKRVHERNLG; this comes from the coding sequence ATGGCCGCATTCCGGGCCGATCCGGGCCCGACCTATGCGTTCTATGCCGAGACGTGCTTCTACCGCACGGAGCATTTCCTCCACGATCAGATGATGGGGGTGACGGGGGCGAATGTCCGGGCCATCGCCCGCTGGGGGGCCTGCCTGGACGAGTTTCCGGTTCCCTCGTTGTTCCTCGCCGAGGAATTCCGTAGGCCGATCATTCGCGCCCGTCACGCGTTTCTGCGGCGGCTCTACCGGGACCGGCCCGCCACTAGTCGGCTTCCTCCGCATGCGATTCGACGGATCTCTGCCCATCTGCGCAGAGATCCGGTTGACCTGATCTATTGCCTCTTCGGCTGGAACGCCGCACAACTGCTCGACGTCCTCGATCGCCTGGATCGGCCCGTCCCCCTCGTATTCCTCGCCGGGGGATCGGACATCACCTCCGCCCGCTCGTTGGGAGAGGACTACCTCGGCAGGCTGCTGCTAGCCTGCGACCGCGCGGCCCTCGTCCTGTGCGGGTCGGCGTTCCTGCGGGACAGGCTGATCGCCCTGGGCGCCCCGGAAGAAAAGCTGATCGTCCACTACATCGGCATCGAACTCCCGCAACCCGATGAGACCCCGGCGGCTGGCGAGGGGCGTGAATTTCGGGCCATCACGGTTTCCAGACTCTCGGCCGTCAAGGGCATCGTACATTCCATAAGGGCCTTCTCACGGATCGCGGCCGAGATCCCCGGCGCGACGTTGGAGGTCATCGGCGACGGCGAATTGATGCCCACGTGTCTGGCCCTGGTCGCCGAACTCGGCCTCACCGATCGCATTCAGTTCAAAGGGAGCCTTCCTCTCGCCGAAGTCTATCGAGCTCTGAAACGTTCGGACGTCTTCCTCCAGCACAATGTTCAGACGCCATCAGGACAGGAGGAGAGCCTTGGCGGCTCGATCTTGGAGGCGTCAGCACACCGGCTGCCGGTGGTCGTGACCCGCTCGGGCGGCGTGCCCGAGGCCGTCGAGGACGGCCGGACGGGAATCGTGGTGGAGCCCGGCGACGAGGCCGCGATGGCGGCTGCGATCCTCTCCCTGGCGCGCGATCCGGGGCTACGGGAACGCCTGGGGGCCGCTGGCAGCGACCTGGTCCGACGGAGATTCGGCCTCCATGAGCAGAATCGACGATTGAGCGAGATACTCAAACGTGTTCATGAAAGGAATCTCGGATGA
- a CDS encoding DegT/DnrJ/EryC1/StrS family aminotransferase, with translation MRVPLSQPSITEVEIEAVLAVLRTRTLSLGPQVGAFERAAAESAGVAEGVAVNSGTSGLHLCLAAAGIGPGDEVITTPFSFIASANCALYQGARPVFADIDPRTLNIDPSNVEALITPKTRAIVAVDVFGQPCPIEELRSIAEEHDLELIQDACEAIGAERNGRRVGSQARAAVFAFYPNKQITAGEGGMIVTDDRAFARVLRSLSNQGRDDDGTWMNHVRLGFNYRLDEMSAAMGLTQLGRLDEILDRRARVAARYNRRLASQDGVEIPFIAPETTRMSWFVYVVRLEEGIDRPALMAALEADGIPTRPYFVPIHLQPLYRERLGHRPGDFPVTERVAQSTLALPFFTEMTDEQIDYVCERLALNVEAQIVGAGLHCDRSALPRWMPAGIAMN, from the coding sequence ATGAGAGTCCCACTGTCCCAGCCCTCGATCACCGAAGTCGAGATCGAAGCGGTCCTCGCCGTCCTGCGGACACGGACACTGAGCCTGGGGCCGCAGGTTGGCGCCTTCGAACGCGCGGCTGCGGAGTCCGCCGGAGTTGCCGAGGGCGTCGCCGTCAACAGCGGCACGAGCGGGCTGCACCTCTGCCTGGCCGCCGCTGGGATCGGCCCCGGCGACGAGGTGATCACGACCCCGTTCAGCTTCATCGCCTCGGCCAACTGCGCACTTTACCAGGGGGCGCGGCCGGTCTTCGCCGACATCGACCCGCGGACGCTGAACATCGACCCGAGCAATGTCGAGGCCCTGATCACCCCGAAGACCCGGGCCATCGTCGCCGTCGACGTCTTCGGCCAGCCTTGCCCCATCGAAGAGCTGAGGTCGATCGCCGAGGAGCACGACCTCGAGCTGATCCAGGACGCGTGCGAGGCGATCGGTGCCGAGCGGAACGGCCGGCGTGTGGGAAGCCAGGCTAGGGCGGCGGTCTTCGCCTTCTATCCCAACAAGCAAATCACCGCCGGCGAGGGGGGCATGATCGTCACCGACGACCGCGCGTTCGCGCGAGTCCTGCGGAGCCTGTCCAATCAGGGGCGCGACGACGACGGGACCTGGATGAACCACGTGCGGCTGGGCTTCAACTACCGGCTCGACGAGATGAGCGCGGCGATGGGCCTGACGCAGCTAGGGCGGCTCGACGAGATCCTCGACCGCCGCGCACGAGTCGCCGCCCGATACAACAGGCGACTCGCCTCGCAGGATGGGGTCGAGATCCCATTCATCGCGCCCGAGACCACGCGGATGAGCTGGTTCGTCTACGTCGTGAGGCTTGAAGAGGGGATCGACAGGCCCGCACTCATGGCGGCGCTCGAGGCGGACGGCATCCCGACTCGACCTTACTTCGTGCCGATCCACCTGCAACCGCTCTACCGCGAGCGGCTTGGCCACCGGCCCGGAGACTTCCCGGTGACCGAGCGGGTCGCCCAGTCCACGCTGGCCCTGCCTTTCTTCACCGAGATGACCGACGAGCAAATCGACTACGTCTGCGAACGACTCGCGTTGAATGTCGAGGCTCAAATTGTGGGGGCAGGTCTGCACTGCGATCGGTCGGCCCTGCCTCGATGGATGCCCGCCGGGATCGCGATGAATTGA
- a CDS encoding polysaccharide biosynthesis tyrosine autokinase: MPQSASHALPAPGSHSAGLLDDIRRLLSTARRNWPIVTVAALACLTASVVYLARKTTSFHSTSRLLVLQQGRSPLSLTRGDAGQSVEGIEDYLPTQALILRSPLVVGRALVSLGFGDRSTREVVNRLTVSRPDPAAKVLQVGYLSADPADAEAVLRAVLASYESFLDDRYHKKNHDVTELLVKARDELGRDLQELEQKYLELYKEAPAQAADDAGRSSQARRVELWDHAAGEARLKTVYLKAQLELGRKLAANGASLRAINQAMGHLGGAASPNAQPQDDGSADPDTALAARLLEELTDLELQRGAATRLLEGHERRRSGRDPSRPIDETQLARLLAADPDVAELRDRLRAAQQQRSASRIRARNSSDLAARQAAGQVGTLQAELDRLMAQRRPMLLQQLGRDEFADAEANRAKAQLDVVLAREQTLKDKLAAIDADILLRLENRERELTGKFGPKDAPLIAVRSQIARLRDGRSKGPSHQEHGAIRDLLDSIEHGLASVEAMRVEIQGKFAEDLDASKRSEVDWLAIANVRSNLERQRALFNTVVDQLKQVQLAGDFNGISAQVVDPPSTSPVRPNSVLVLGVALAAGLVLGLGSAVVVDQLDSRLHTVEEIRHAVGLSVLGLIPRLTGGRLATPGGPGLLGHVMPRSPAAEGFRVVRTNLDFLRRSRPLQVIMVTSPMPGDGKTTTASNLAISLAQAGRRVLLVDADLRRPRLDAIHGLSRDFGLSQILQDRVPVHLAVQATSVAKLDVVTAGPDVDDPAELLTSLRLVEFLAAVRRSYDSVIIDSPPLLTVADAAILGGLVDGVLLVVRASAIRRQDAERTSESLKSIGSPVFGVVINGIDGRECGYGYGADRASNLPLSIPRTSPRRLDVVSNKSPAHGVDDQASPTDCEKSARKTRRGGGIPTDPDDRPRSAT, translated from the coding sequence ATGCCGCAATCGGCATCACACGCCCTCCCGGCGCCGGGATCCCATTCGGCCGGGCTCCTCGATGACATTCGCCGCCTGCTGAGCACGGCGCGACGCAACTGGCCGATCGTCACGGTCGCGGCGCTGGCCTGCCTGACGGCCTCGGTCGTCTACCTGGCGAGGAAGACGACCTCGTTTCACTCGACCAGCCGACTTCTCGTCCTCCAGCAAGGTCGGAGTCCTCTCAGCCTCACGCGGGGCGACGCGGGGCAGTCAGTCGAGGGGATTGAGGATTACCTGCCGACTCAGGCGCTGATCCTCCGCAGTCCACTGGTCGTGGGCCGTGCCCTCGTGTCGCTCGGGTTTGGTGATCGCTCGACACGCGAGGTCGTCAATCGTCTGACGGTCAGCCGCCCTGATCCCGCCGCGAAGGTGCTCCAGGTCGGCTATCTATCCGCCGATCCCGCTGATGCCGAGGCGGTCCTTCGCGCCGTTCTGGCGAGCTATGAATCCTTCCTGGACGATCGGTATCACAAGAAGAATCACGACGTGACCGAGCTACTGGTGAAGGCGAGGGACGAGCTTGGCCGTGATCTGCAGGAGCTCGAGCAGAAGTACCTGGAGCTCTACAAGGAGGCCCCCGCACAGGCCGCGGACGACGCGGGCCGGTCGTCTCAGGCTCGTCGAGTCGAGCTCTGGGATCACGCCGCGGGAGAGGCGAGGCTCAAGACCGTCTATCTCAAGGCCCAGCTCGAGCTCGGCAGGAAGCTGGCGGCCAACGGAGCCAGCCTGAGGGCCATCAATCAGGCGATGGGACACCTCGGCGGAGCGGCATCCCCCAATGCCCAGCCTCAAGACGATGGCTCGGCCGATCCCGACACCGCGCTCGCGGCTCGACTTCTCGAGGAGCTGACCGACCTCGAGCTGCAGCGAGGCGCGGCCACCCGCCTGCTCGAAGGCCACGAACGTCGGCGCTCGGGCCGGGATCCGAGCCGGCCGATCGACGAGACGCAACTGGCCAGGCTGCTCGCCGCGGACCCTGACGTGGCCGAACTGCGGGACCGGCTGCGAGCCGCCCAGCAGCAGCGTTCGGCGTCCCGGATCAGGGCCCGCAATTCGAGCGACCTGGCGGCGCGGCAGGCCGCGGGGCAAGTCGGGACGTTGCAGGCAGAACTGGACCGGCTCATGGCCCAGCGGCGGCCAATGCTCTTACAGCAGCTCGGGCGGGATGAATTCGCCGATGCCGAGGCCAACAGGGCCAAGGCGCAGCTGGACGTGGTGCTCGCCCGCGAGCAGACCCTGAAGGACAAGCTGGCGGCGATCGACGCGGACATCCTGCTACGCCTGGAAAATCGCGAGCGAGAGCTGACCGGGAAGTTCGGCCCGAAGGATGCCCCGTTGATCGCCGTCCGGTCCCAGATCGCCCGGCTGCGGGACGGACGCTCGAAGGGCCCCTCTCATCAGGAGCACGGCGCGATCCGCGACCTGCTCGATTCGATCGAGCACGGCCTCGCCTCGGTCGAGGCGATGCGCGTGGAGATCCAGGGGAAGTTTGCCGAGGACCTGGATGCATCGAAGCGTTCCGAGGTCGATTGGCTAGCCATCGCCAACGTCCGCAGCAATCTGGAGCGCCAGAGGGCATTGTTCAACACCGTGGTCGACCAGCTCAAGCAGGTGCAGCTTGCTGGCGACTTCAATGGGATCTCGGCCCAGGTCGTCGACCCGCCCAGCACGTCCCCGGTCCGCCCGAATTCGGTTCTGGTCCTCGGCGTGGCGCTGGCGGCCGGGCTCGTTCTGGGCTTGGGCAGCGCGGTGGTCGTTGATCAGCTTGACTCTCGACTGCATACGGTCGAGGAGATCCGCCATGCGGTCGGCCTCTCCGTACTGGGCCTGATCCCCAGGTTAACGGGGGGCCGTCTCGCCACGCCGGGCGGGCCCGGCTTGCTCGGTCATGTGATGCCCCGGTCTCCCGCGGCCGAGGGCTTCCGGGTCGTCCGGACCAACCTCGATTTCCTGCGCCGCAGCCGACCCCTGCAGGTAATCATGGTTACCAGCCCGATGCCGGGCGACGGCAAGACGACCACGGCCAGTAACCTGGCGATCAGCCTGGCCCAGGCCGGCCGGCGAGTCCTGCTCGTCGATGCCGACCTCCGCCGCCCCAGGCTCGACGCGATCCACGGCCTCAGCCGCGATTTCGGTCTCTCTCAGATTCTCCAGGACCGAGTGCCGGTCCACCTGGCCGTTCAGGCCACATCGGTCGCGAAGCTCGACGTCGTCACGGCAGGCCCGGACGTCGACGACCCGGCCGAGCTACTGACCTCGCTCCGGCTGGTGGAGTTCCTCGCCGCGGTCCGCCGGTCCTACGACTCTGTGATCATCGACTCCCCGCCGCTCCTGACCGTCGCTGATGCCGCGATCCTGGGCGGGCTGGTCGACGGAGTCTTACTCGTCGTCCGGGCCTCTGCCATCCGCCGGCAGGACGCCGAGCGGACGAGCGAGTCCCTCAAAAGCATCGGCTCCCCCGTCTTTGGGGTCGTGATCAACGGGATCGATGGTCGGGAATGCGGGTACGGCTACGGGGCGGATCGCGCGTCTAACCTGCCCCTGAGTATCCCGCGAACCAGCCCTAGACGACTTGATGTGGTTTCCAACAAGTCGCCTGCGCACGGCGTCGACGACCAAGCATCGCCCACCGACTGCGAGAAATCTGCCCGGAAAACGCGTCGGGGCGGCGGGATTCCGACTGACCCCGACGACCGGCCTCGATCGGCGACTTAA
- a CDS encoding lipopolysaccharide biosynthesis protein → MSSSALAQDARPARWSLNPPSTENIGHLARKGATWSILLVVARQPIGLAATSVLSRLLTPDQYGLIGMAAVLTAFLQAFSDMGLSLAAVRREGLTRAQVDNLFWINAAAGVLLWGGCALAGPALSAFFGRDELSGIAAALGATFAIGGLAAQPSALLARQFRSRAIFGVDVTACLAGAVTAVWLARLGYGYWALVGQSLATQLMRLVLVLAATGYRPGLPRSGAGTCGLLAFGGYLTAYALVTYVGRNLDNIVIGRSWGPAALGYYARAYFLMSMPLMLATSALSGVMIPLLSSLEFDRDRLGRAYRQAARAISLIGLPLAAFLLVAAPEVVHLLYGDRWTAVIPLLRWLALAGMAQTLVASSGWLYVSLGHGRALLVVGLALTAVHSSAIIVGNSWGPLGVAIAYTLSSVSLALPTLWIAHRLAGLRLSETLHAVWPVARVTAFAIGAGLIGGEFVSMQTDSRGILLMAKSAAGALALVIGGARLFEDLASGAFAGLRRRTAGGA, encoded by the coding sequence ATGAGTTCGTCGGCGCTCGCTCAGGACGCTCGTCCGGCTCGATGGAGCCTCAACCCACCGAGCACCGAGAACATCGGCCACCTGGCGCGGAAGGGCGCGACCTGGTCGATCCTCTTGGTCGTGGCTCGCCAGCCGATCGGCCTGGCCGCGACGTCCGTCCTGTCTCGGCTGCTGACCCCGGACCAATATGGGCTCATCGGGATGGCCGCGGTCCTGACCGCCTTCTTGCAAGCCTTTTCGGACATGGGCCTGTCCCTGGCCGCTGTCAGGCGAGAAGGGCTGACTCGGGCTCAGGTGGACAACCTTTTCTGGATCAACGCCGCCGCCGGCGTGCTGCTCTGGGGCGGATGCGCCCTAGCCGGCCCAGCCCTGTCCGCATTCTTCGGCCGGGACGAGCTCTCCGGGATCGCCGCCGCGTTGGGCGCCACGTTCGCAATTGGCGGCCTGGCCGCCCAGCCCTCGGCGCTCCTGGCCCGGCAATTCCGCTCGCGTGCGATCTTCGGCGTGGATGTGACAGCTTGCCTGGCCGGGGCGGTGACGGCCGTCTGGCTTGCTCGGCTGGGCTACGGATACTGGGCGCTCGTCGGCCAGTCGCTGGCGACCCAACTCATGCGTCTCGTCCTGGTCCTGGCCGCGACCGGTTACCGACCCGGTCTTCCTAGGTCGGGGGCGGGGACTTGCGGGCTCCTCGCGTTCGGCGGATATCTCACGGCCTATGCCCTGGTCACCTACGTCGGCAGGAATCTCGACAACATCGTGATCGGGCGATCCTGGGGACCGGCGGCGTTGGGTTATTACGCACGCGCTTACTTCCTGATGTCGATGCCGCTGATGCTCGCCACGAGCGCACTGTCCGGTGTGATGATCCCGTTGCTGTCGAGCCTGGAGTTCGATCGAGACCGGCTGGGCCGGGCGTATCGGCAGGCCGCGCGAGCGATCAGCCTGATCGGCCTGCCGCTGGCCGCCTTCTTGCTCGTCGCCGCCCCGGAGGTCGTGCATCTGCTCTACGGGGATCGCTGGACCGCGGTCATCCCGCTTCTTCGCTGGCTTGCCCTGGCGGGTATGGCCCAGACTCTCGTGGCAAGTTCCGGATGGTTGTATGTCTCCCTTGGGCACGGCCGTGCGCTGCTGGTCGTGGGACTCGCGCTCACGGCGGTCCATTCGTCGGCAATCATCGTCGGGAATTCATGGGGACCACTCGGGGTCGCCATCGCCTATACCCTGTCGAGTGTATCGCTCGCCCTGCCCACGCTCTGGATCGCGCATCGACTGGCCGGACTCCGCCTTTCGGAAACCCTCCATGCAGTCTGGCCCGTCGCCCGCGTCACAGCCTTTGCGATTGGGGCAGGTCTGATTGGGGGTGAGTTCGTGTCCATGCAGACGGATTCGCGGGGAATCCTCCTTATGGCCAAGTCCGCCGCCGGGGCCCTTGCCCTGGTCATCGGCGGGGCACGCCTTTTCGAGGACCTGGCGTCCGGGGCCTTCGCGGGCCTGCGACGCCGCACCGCGGGAGGGGCGTGA
- a CDS encoding acyltransferase has translation MNPSDLTSIPARRHYQCLDAWRGIACLMVVAFHSSNDGYATAAAPGSGTGFAGIGGSLLKIVSLMWVGVPIFFVISGYCIASASDSAREHRRGLGAFIFRRFRRIHPTYWAALAFAIALIWGVSFVGWPELFHDGIHPIPRLSSLTWGNWAGNVALIETWRAPLFGGDYRFVAAQTWTLCYEERFYLICGLLVAIVPCRFFLGVGAVSVLVATRVILTWLIPSYPNISGVFFDGRWFLFAVGVSVYYRIHHATGAAPRLLPPSLAAIALGGFAGRSALFASLGSQLVIEMIVGGLCGAALILLWGSDVRLASLRALRPLSWCGTRSYSIDLVHWTACKAVSRTLWMAGFRDVWSTLLVSIPVALGTSFLLGWGLFTLVERRFCNRPHKGPSTSPDSPPSAPRRSVPTISLVGVAS, from the coding sequence ATGAATCCCTCCGATCTCACGTCCATCCCGGCGCGACGTCATTATCAATGCCTGGATGCCTGGCGCGGAATCGCCTGCCTGATGGTCGTGGCCTTCCACTCCTCCAATGATGGATATGCGACGGCCGCCGCACCCGGCTCCGGGACGGGCTTTGCGGGCATCGGCGGGTCGCTCCTGAAGATCGTCTCGCTCATGTGGGTCGGCGTTCCCATCTTTTTCGTCATCAGCGGCTATTGCATCGCATCGGCATCCGACTCCGCACGCGAGCATCGCAGGGGGCTCGGGGCCTTCATCTTCAGGCGTTTCCGCAGGATCCACCCGACCTACTGGGCTGCGCTCGCGTTCGCGATCGCCCTGATTTGGGGGGTTTCATTCGTCGGGTGGCCCGAGCTGTTCCACGATGGAATCCACCCGATTCCCAGGCTATCCAGCCTGACCTGGGGCAACTGGGCGGGCAACGTCGCACTCATCGAGACGTGGCGGGCACCCCTCTTCGGCGGCGACTATCGCTTCGTCGCGGCTCAGACGTGGACCCTCTGCTATGAAGAACGATTCTATCTGATCTGTGGCCTGCTCGTCGCAATCGTCCCTTGCAGATTCTTCCTCGGCGTCGGGGCGGTCAGCGTGCTCGTCGCGACGAGGGTGATCCTGACCTGGCTCATCCCCTCCTATCCAAATATCTCGGGCGTCTTCTTCGACGGCCGTTGGTTTCTCTTCGCGGTCGGTGTGTCGGTCTACTACCGGATCCACCACGCGACCGGGGCGGCGCCCCGGCTGCTCCCCCCGAGCCTCGCGGCCATCGCGCTCGGCGGATTCGCCGGCCGCAGCGCACTCTTCGCTAGCCTGGGCTCCCAACTCGTGATCGAGATGATCGTCGGTGGCCTGTGCGGAGCGGCGCTGATCCTGCTTTGGGGGAGCGACGTGCGTCTGGCCAGCTTGAGGGCGTTGCGCCCGCTCTCATGGTGCGGAACGCGGTCTTACAGCATCGATCTGGTCCATTGGACCGCATGCAAGGCCGTCAGCAGGACACTCTGGATGGCGGGCTTCCGGGACGTCTGGTCGACCTTGCTCGTGAGCATCCCCGTCGCACTCGGGACGAGCTTCTTGCTGGGATGGGGCTTATTCACGCTGGTCGAGCGTCGGTTCTGCAATCGGCCGCATAAAGGGCCCAGCACGAGCCCCGATTCGCCGCCATCGGCGCCGAGGCGTTCAGTCCCGACGATCTCGCTGGTCGGGGTGGCCTCATGA